In Hugenholtzia roseola DSM 9546, the genomic stretch TGCCTATCCTCATATTTGGCAGCCGCTCTATTCTTTGGTTACTTTTTCGCACCTCCCCTATGCCCAAGCCCTGCAAATCGGAAAAGAACAAGAGGCTATCATGGAAAAATTTATGCGCTCCTACACAGGCGACGAAAGCCTCGAAAGCGTGCTTGCAGAAATAGACCTCGACCAAATTGTAGCTGCCAAGCAGTAAAAACACAGTCAAAAAGGGAGTATCGCCAAAAAGTGGTATTCCCTCCCTACGCTTCAAAATGTAACTTTTGAAATCTATTATGCAAACAAAAACATATATTTGTCAAAATTGTGCTTGCCAAGAATTTATCTCACGTCCTTCGTTGTATGATATTTTTGAGCATCAAGAAGGAAAATTAGTCTTTGTAAAGTCAGAAATAATGGAAGAAAAAATTGAACTTTTCTGTCGCGAATGTTCGGAAAAATTAGACTTTGACCAAACAGACCTTACCTTCTAAAACCCGCACTTTCCCTACCAAAAAAAAGCTACCTCTTTTTCAAGAGATAGCTTTTTTTGTGTGAGCTGTGAAAAGGGCTTAGGCGTTTCTATTGCCACCACCACCGCCACCACGACGGTTGTTGTTGCCACCACCACCGCCACGACGGTTGTTGTTGTTATTGCCGCCGCCGCGTTTTTTATCACCACCGCCACGGTTGTTGTCGCGTCTGTCGCCGCCACCGCCGCCACGACGATTGCCGCCGCCACCGCGATTTTCAGCTTGTCCGCTGCCGCCGCCGCGCTCTTGCGCTTCAGTAGCTGCCGCAGGTGATAAGTCGGGCTTGCCATAAATTTCACCTCTGTAAATCCAAACCTTAATGCCGATTTTACCATAAATGGTATCCGCTTCTACGATAGCGTAGTCGATATCAGCACGAAGGGTATGCAAAGGCGTGCGCCCTTCTTTGTACATTTCTACACGTGCCATTTCAGCACCGCCCAAACGACCAGAAAGTTTGATTTTGATACCTACTTCAGGGTTTGTGCGCGTAGTAGAAGCAATCGCTTGCTTCATAGCTCTACGGTGCGACATACGCGCCTCAAGCTGCTGTGCAATGTTTTCACCCACCAAACGCGCGTCTAATTCAGGGCGTTTGATTTCGAAAATGTTGATTTGAATATCCTTTGAAGTAAGTTTTTGAAGCTCATTTTTCAAAGCCTCTAC encodes the following:
- the rpsC gene encoding 30S ribosomal protein S3, which encodes MGQKVNPIGLRLGIVRGWESSWYGGKNFGDKLVEDEKIRKYIRTRIPRGSISKIVIERTLKRVTITIHTSRPGVVIGREGKEVEALKNELQKLTSKDIQINIFEIKRPELDARLVGENIAQQLEARMSHRRAMKQAIASTTRTNPEVGIKIKLSGRLGGAEMARVEMYKEGRTPLHTLRADIDYAIVEADTIYGKIGIKVWIYRGEIYGKPDLSPAAATEAQERGGGSGQAENRGGGGNRRGGGGGDRRDNNRGGGDKKRGGGNNNNNRRGGGGGNNNRRGGGGGGNRNA